The Daucus carota subsp. sativus chromosome 7, DH1 v3.0, whole genome shotgun sequence genome window below encodes:
- the LOC108195495 gene encoding protein NUCLEAR FUSION DEFECTIVE 4-like produces MSAQWLSLVATIWLQSVSGTSTNFPAYSSQLKRLLNISQVELNNLAFASDAGKILAWFSGVAAAHLPLWLVLLIGSLIGMIGYGVQYFLLTNLHDQSSTPYWLVFLLTVLAGNSICWINTVCYVLTIQSFPLDMQLALGLSTSYQGLSAKIYADVIDVVYANSSSADKARGYLLVNSALPFLVCIIVAPLVARSSNVDDPRSPRGGSPFSCSRKLSSGFIVMFLITIVTGTYAVITSSLGVSTSSGRSSQLFILTGIVLLVVVCPLLVPLVEKIRETVQHKCWIRQHKVCSVLTDESVNEAPTNLENGEVKKEGEISQGAEEEQIGPKLMLKKVDFWLYFFVYLFGATLGLVFLNNLGQVVESRGQSRTSTLVSLSSSFSFFGRLLPSLLDYFLARTKYMSSRAGAMAMMMAPMSGAFFMLLINNNISLYISTAIISVSTGAISTISVSTTRELFGAKDFGINHNILIINIPVGSFIFGNSAAVLYRRNSYGGKCMGMTCYQTSFMIWGSLCCLGSLLALILHSRTKKLHSCNN; encoded by the exons ATGTCTGCACAATGGCTTAGTTTAGTAGCTACTATATGGCTTCAATCTGTAAGTGGCACCAGCACGAACTTTCCAGCCTACTCTTCGCAACTTAAGCGCCTTCTCAACATTTCACAAGTTGAGCTCAATAACTTAGCGTTTGCTTCTGATGCGGGGAAAATCCTTGCATGGTTCTCTGGCGTGGCTGCAGCTCATCTTCCATTATGGCTTGTACTCCTGATCGGTTCTTTAATCGGGATGATTGGTTATGGCGTGCAATATTTCTTACTAACTAACTTGCATGATCAAAGCTCAACACCATATTGGCTTGTCTTTTTATTAACTGTTTTAGCAGGGAATAGCATTTGCTGGATTAACACCGTGTGctatgttcttactattcagAGTTTTCCTCTGGATATGCAACTTGCTTTGGGATTATCCACTAGCTATCAAGGCCTAAGTGCAAAGATTTATGCAGATGTTATTGATGTCGTGTACGCTAATTCTTCATCTGCTGATAAGGCAAGAGGATATCTTTTGGTAAATTCTGCTTTGCCTTTTCTAGTGTGCATAATTGTCGCGCCTTTAGTGGCTAGATCATCAAATGTTGATGATCCGCGTAGTCCTAGGGGCGGATCACCGTTTTCTTGCAGCAGAAAATTATCATCTGGATTTATTGTAATGTTTTTGATAACCATAGTTACCGGGACTTATGCAGTGATCACTAGTAGTCTAGGCGTTTCGACATCATCTGGTAGATCATCTCAGTTGTTTATACTGACTGGTATCGTACTTTTAGTTGTCGTGTGCCCGCTCCTGGTTCCTCTGGTGGAGAAAATCAGAGAAACTGTGCAGCACAAGTGTTGGATCAGGCAGCACAAGGTGTGTAGCGTTTTGACAGATGAAAGTGTTAACGAAGCACCTACAAATTTGGAAAATGGTGAAGTGAAAAAAGAGGGAGAAATCAGTCAGGGTGCAGAGGAAGAGCAGATTGGACCCAAGTTGATGCTCAAGAAGGTGGAtttttggttatattttttcGTTTATTTGTTTGGTGCAACACTGGGGCTAGTTTTTCTCAACAATCTGGGACAAGTAGTGGAGTCCCGGGGTCAATCCAGGACTTCTACTCTGGTCTCTCTCTCGTCTTCATTTAGCTTCTTCGGCCGTCTCCTCCCGTCTCTACTCGACTACTTCCTCGCCAG GACAAAGTACATGAGCTCGAGAGCGGGCGCGATGGCGATGATGATGGCGCCGATGAGCGGAGCATTTTTCATGCTACTGATAAACAACAACATCTCCCTGTACATCAGTACAGCCATAATAAGTGTGTCAACCGGAGCTATTTCGACTATTTCGGTGTCAACCACTAGAGAGCTCTTCGGAGCCAAAGATTTCGGAATAAACCACAACATATTAATCATCAACATCCCCGTCGGATCTTTCATATTCGGCAACTCGGCGGCGGTGCTGTACCGGAGAAACAGCTACGGTGGCAAGTGCATGGGCATGACATGCTACCAAACAAGTTTTATGATATGGGGCTCACTTTGTTGCTTAGGGAGTTTGTTGGCTTTAATTCTACACTCGCGAACCAAGAAGTTGCACTCATGCAATAATTAA
- the LOC108194809 gene encoding zinc transporter 1-like, with the protein MSSRAGAMAMMMAPNLILGECTCDSEAEERDKNLALKYKVSILVTSAIGVCIPFLGKIIPALNPEKNLFFLVKAFAAGVILASGFIHVLPDAFENLTTPCLDKNPWEKFPFTGFIAMVAAIGTLMIHSYATCFHSKSYLSNKAQNTVAVSDVEDSGTHVHGHVHGYLVSEPSQQLIRQCVVSQVLEPGIVVHSVIIGTQHISKGKL; encoded by the exons ATGAGCTCGAGAGCAGGCGCGATGGCGATGATGATGGCGCCGAATTTAATTTTAGGCGAATGTACATGTGATTCCGAAGCAGAAGAGCGTGACAAGAATCTAGCTTTGAAGTATAAAGTTTCGATACTTGTCACAAGTGCAATCGGGGTTTGTATTCCGTTTCTAGGGAAGATAATTCCGGCTTTGAATCCGGAGAAGAATTTGTTTTTTCTCGTTAAGGCTTTTGCCGCGGGTGTGATTTTGGCATCCGGATTTATACATGTGCTTCCTGATGCGTTTGAGAATTTAACAACTCCGTGTTTAGATAAAAATCCCTGGGAAAAATTCCCGTTTACGGGATTTATTGCCATGGTTGCAGCAATCGGGACTCTGATGATCCATAGTTATGCGACTTGCTTTCATAGCAAATCATATCTGTCTAATAAAGCTCAAAACACGGTTGCTGTTAGTGATGTGGAGGACTCGGGGACTCACGTGCATGGCCATGTTCATGGATATTTGGTTTCAGAGCCCTCCCAACAGCTTATTCGACAATGCGTGGTATCACAA GTACTGGAACCGGGAATAGTTGTGCACTCTGTGATAATTGGAACACAACACATATCCAAAGGGAAGCTctga
- the LOC108194810 gene encoding uncharacterized protein LOC108194810, with amino-acid sequence MEGTFPAEVNDTTLLLIPKKDNVDDPKDLRPIALCNVLYKILAKVLANRLQKMLPDIISEEQSVFVPGCNITDNVLVAFEILHYMKQKNSGHEGEVALKLDISKAYDRVSWNYLRSRMVGMGFSEKWIKSKKTVFRYLKDKVIQKIKGWSSRLLSRAGKMVMLKNVVQAIPAYAMSCFLIPKSLGQEIQKAMNAFWWQSSWTNSKRIHRLGWNKMCMSKNSGGLGFRDIHGFNLALLGKQCWSLINRPDALVTRVLKARYFPSCHFLQASRAGGVSYTWSGIWQAKEEMKKELRWVLGDGKSINIGSDKWLRAKANLCVDDLTTTNQAKCLNVCDFFKENRKECDVDKVNLHFSNEDAATIVNTCIPQGCTRDRIAWIHSSNGYFAKECLHLMGLEYDMSEVEYVSTWMLNILASGSPDEITKLSTALWGIWFARNKLIFENKHMPPAVTKTWSQKQVEEWQVANRRPSSAHADRGTSRGIAHRWRPPDMDQFKVNVDASVVEGRNSFALGMILRNHHGQFIVGKTMKIAGSVSVMEAELTGILEALLWSQEITTGKVLVESDSLLSVTSIKQGQCNLLEIGDLMQQCGDLLRCNGRFSLSHVKKHANKVAHSLARYPCELNGFMIFSSPPSLMLETLLSDDLIY; translated from the exons ATGGAAGGCACTTTTCCAGCTGAAGTGAATGACACTACTTTGCTTCTTATTCCTAAGAAGGACAATGTTGACGACCCCAAAGACCTCCGTCCAATAGCGTTATGTAAtgttttgtataaaattttggcGAAGGTGTTGGCAAATAGGCTCCAAAAAATGCTGCCAGATATCATCTCTGAAGAACAATCAGTGTTTGTTCCAGGGTGCAATATCACAGATAATGTTCTTGTGGCTTTCGAGATCCTTCATTACATGAAACAGAAGAACAGTGGACACGAAGGGGAGGTTGCTTTAAAGCTCGATATCAGTAAAGCCTACGACCGTGTGAGTTGGAATTATTTGCGAAGTAGAATGGTTGGTATGGGTTTCTCTGAGAAGTGGATCAA GTCAAAGAAAACAGTTTTTAGATATTTGAAGGACAAAGTGATCCAGAAAATTAAAGGGTGGAGCTCGAGGCTTTTGTCCCGTGCTGGAAAAATGGTAATGTTAAAGAATGTAGTGCAAGCGATCCCAGCATACGCCATGTCTTGTTTTCTCATTCCTAAATCACTGGGTCAAGAAATCCAAAAGGCAATGAATGCATTCTGGTGGCAATCTAGCTGGACAAACAGTAAAAGAATCCATAGGCTTGGTTGGAATAAAATGTGCATGTCGAAAAATAGTGGAGGTCTGGGTTTCAGAGATATTCACGGGTTTAATTTGGCTCTATTGGGAAAGCAATGTTGGAGTCTAATAAACAGACCTGATGCCCTGGTTACGCGAGTATTGAAAGCCAGGTATTTTCCTTCTTGTCACTTTCTTCAAGCAAGCAGGGCTGGTGGAGTGAGCTATACTTGGTCTGGCATTTGGCAGGCAAAAGAGGAAATGAAAAAGGAGTTGAGATGGGTTTTGGGGGACGGAAAATCAATCAACATTGGCTCTGATAAGTGGCTGAGAGCTAAAGCGAATTTATGTGTCGATGACCTAACAACCACCAACCAAGCAAAGTGTTTAAATGTTTGTGATTTCTTTAAAGAGAACAGGAAGGAATGTGATGTAGACAAAGTGAATCTTCACTTCAGCAATGAGGATGCTGCAACAATCGTAAATACCTGTATTCCACAAGGGTGTACTAGAGACAGGATTGCTTGGATTCATTCTAGTAATGGATA TTTCGCTAAAGAGTGCTTACATCTGATGGGTTTGGAGTATGATATGAGCGAAGTGGAATATGTCTCAACTTGGATGCTTAATATTCTGGCTAGTGGCTCACCTGATGAAATAACAAAGTTGTCGACTGCTCTCTGGGGCATATGGTTTGCTAGAAACAAACTTATATTTGAGAATAAACACATGCCTCCAGCAGTGACTAAAACTTGGAGCCAGAAACAGGTGGAGGAATGGCAAGTAGCAAACAGGAGACCCTCGAGTGCTCATGCAGATAGGGGGACCAGCCGAGGAATTGCTCACAGATGGAGGCCTCCAGATATGGATCAGTTCAAAGTTAATGTTGATGCTTCAGTGGTGGAAGGACGAAATTCATTTGCACTTGGCATGATTCTTCGAAATCATCATGGGCAGTTCATTGTAGGGAAGACAATGAAAATTGCAGGGTCTGTCTCCGTGATGGAAGCTGAGCTCACAGGAATTTTGGAAGCTTTGTTATGGTCCCAGGAGATTACGACGGGAAAGGTTCTGGTTGAAAGTGATTCACTCTTGAGTGTCACTTCAATAAAGCAGGGCCAATGCAACCTGCTGGAAATAGGTGATCTAATGCAGCAGTGtggtgatttgttgagatgcaatggtagattttccctTAGTCATGTTAAAAAGCATGCGAACAAGGTAGCTCATAGTTTAGCTAGATATCCTTGTGAGCTAAATGGCTTTATGATTTTTTCGTCTCCTCCATCCTTAATGTTGGAGACTCTATTGTCAGATGATTTGATCTATTAA